The DNA region CCCGGGGCGGTGCCGGGTCAGGGCTATGGGGAATCCGTCCTGAGAACTGATTCCTGCACGGTCAGaaacctgcagagccccacaggaATTGCCTCGTAAAAAGTCAGGCTCTGGGGGATCCCTGCTTTGAAGTGACAGCTGATGGAGGAAATGACAGCTGTTACCATAAACACCCAGCGCAGGTGGAGCACGCAGAGCAGAGCGCTGTGAGTGATCCTCAgatcacagctggggacagagcatCCATCCCTGCCTTGCTCAAAATATCCGTATTTTATTGCAATATCATCAGGGAATTCTGGTCCATTTGACATGTTAACCCTGTGTTCTGCAGTTTGCTGCCTCCCCATCTTTCAATTCATTTGTAAAGAAATACAAACACTTTCCCCCCTGGTTTAATACACCCTGGTTTAATAGATCCTCACCTGCTCCTGAAAACCCCTCCACATAATCCAGCCGTGTTATTAACTGTGAAAAACGTGCAGCAGGGAGTGTGCCACTGCCATCTCTTGTTGCCCCCAATTAGTCCTGCCCTAACCCTTTTAGCCTCAAGAGAAACCAGATTACAACTTGTCTGTCAGGGCTGAGGTGGATTTTACGCAACCAATGTCGTAATTATCGAAATGATTGCTCTATCAGTCAGCAGCTCGTTACAAGACCTTCACATCTTTTTGCTGATTCTGGACTTTCTGAAGCAAAGAGGAATGGTTTCCTGGGTGTAAGGGCAACTCCTGCAGTACTCAGCATgtgtcagagcagcccaaggTGCATCCACTATCAGGAGAATGAGCAGTCAAAAGGAACTCATTAATAGCTGACTACATTTTCTATCTCCACTTGCTTTATTCTGCTACTTGAAGTGGTGGCCAAAAAAATGATCAAGACTTGGTTATTTCCTTGCTTCTTGACCCTTTCCTGAAGGAAATCTTCACTGGGCAACCACAGAGTAAAGCAAAATGAAGGTAACAGGAATTTTTAGTGTGAGGCAGCAGGATCTCAGTGATGAGCAGACCACAAGCTCTGGATTTAGGCTCCACCTTGTGGGGTGCAGTTGAACTCATTCACCAACAACGCAAACAAACTCCCTGAGTTTACAGCCCTGGCAGGAGGAGTCACtgaggcagctgctgagggcagaGCCCCATTGTACTGGAGTTCCCTTCAGGTTTGATTGAGTCCATGTGCTGGAACTCACATTCGAGACCACCTAAGATCAGTTTGTGGGAGATGAATGCACTGATAAATCAGCTACCAGCTCAGTTTGTGGCTTGCTAAGTATGGACAAATCTTAAATCTTAAATCTCCCCTCCTCACTGCTTGTGTTCATATCTAGATGCCTTGTGCAtgctgccctggagcagaggctgggcagagtcccagaataaagcagggatttatccaaaggatctcctccatggatccaccttgggcagcaccagagcccagccagggctgcacccaagatgaaccaaaatggccccaaaatgcacgagcgctgccggggtctgtccctgggatcagctctgctccatttgcaccttgcagttcattgtcccatcccagctttagcccaggcagtcccaccctgcttgtttttctctctgcagcccacggggtttgtgctcctgggctgagatttgggtcatttgtccttggtgcccagctggagcaggaattgttttgtctccctgctctgtgcacacagctcaCCAACACTTAACATGGAGCTCAGAACTGCCCACTAAACCAGCACAGAATCTGAATATAAAATATCAGAACATACAAGCTAAAGCTTAAGGCATCCATCTCATTTTCCTCCCAGCTGGCTGTGGATGCTCAGGGGGATTCTCTGGGAGCCAGGACATGGCTGTGATCAGGGGATCCATGGATCAGGCTGCAGGTGCTGGGAACGTGGCTGCTCAAAGCAGCTGGCAGGCTGTAACCTTTGTGCCTGTGCCAGTGGGGCCGTGGTTACTCATCCCAGTCCCACCCACAGGCTTGGCACGGAGCTCTGCGCCTCCCGAAGCCTCGTGGCTCCTTATCACCCCGATAAACGCAGCGTGTGTTTGTGCACAGCCCCGGCGGCTCCACGGCTCACAGCTGCCTCTTCTCTCTCTGCTTGTGCCCCACCTCAGCAGGGAGACAGGCAGCCCAGACACAAAGTGGCCCAGGGAAGAGGGGGAATATCCCTGGGATTGAGAATTCCCGGGATAAATGGGCCTGCAGAACGGCAAGCCCTCACGGAAGGGGGCCAACATCCCGATGCTGGGGCTGGACTCGGCGGGGAAATCCACGCTGCTCTACAAGCTCAGGTACAAGGATGCTTTTGTAACAATGCCAACCATTGGCTTCAACGTGGATATGATTGAAGCAGGGAAGGATTTCACACTGACCTTTTGGGATGTTGGAGGGCAGAAGAAAATGAGGGAGCTCTGGGGCAATTTCCTGGAGGACGCGGGCGGGCTGCTGTACGTGGTGGACAGCGCTGACAAGCGGCGCCTGGAGGAGTCCAGGAGGGAATTTGAGCTCATTTTAAAGAACGAATCCATAAAAAACCTCCCGGTGGTGGTGCTGGCCAacaagcaggacctgcctggaGCCCTGAACGCCGAGGAGATCACCAGGAAGCTGAAGATGAAGAAGTACTGCAGTGACAGGAACTGGTAcgtgcagccctgctgtgccctcacGGGAGAGGGGCTGCCAGAGGCCCTCCAGAGGGTGGCCTCGTTTGCCAGGCAGTACAAGAAGCCAAAGGAGACTTTCATCACCATGAAGGAACTCAATTCCTTTTAAGGATTTCTACCATCCACTTCTGGTGACTCTTAACGTACTGTATTGGACAGATTAAATCTGGATGTGCTGGACTCTGAAGAACTTTTATACATAAATATTTATAAGGGACTTTGACAATATTAAATTCTACTGTTATACCTGCAGATACTTGATGTACCTGATGGGATATCTCATACCTGAGATAGGACCTCGtagcattttattattatttttttatttacttgGGGTTATTCAGGTTGAATGATGAGAAAGGGGCAGTCGAGCACATGGAAATAAAATAGGTGAGCAGTATTTAAGTGGTTTAAGTCAAATGAAGATTCAATTCAATTTTTTCCAAGATCTAAACCAGCCAAGTCATTTGGTCAGCAGTGATCAAACGCTGTTTAGTAATCAATGGAATAGATGTGTTTCTTATTTGAAAAGAGTGGGGTGAGAGCTGCAATCTAGTTATGTACAAGAGAATTTGGCTGTTCCTGCACTCTAGAAACAATTCCTGCAGGGAGGTGGTGACCAGCAGGAcgagctcctcacccagccctggacagagcctggctccagtgctgtccccagggtgcagctgtgccctcccaTTGTCCCAGAGACCCTCGTGTCCTCCCCTTGTTCCTGCATTGCCCTGCCCACAGGAGATCAGCCAGGGAAGGGCTGAATCCCCTTGGGTTTGTGGTgatttcccagccctggcctCTGGAAAAGCCGTGGCAGGGGTTCCCTTGTGCTCCCATTTTTTGTTTCAGGATTACACCAAGGAAGTAGGTGGGAAGTAGGAAGTTTACATTTCATTCTTACTAACAAACAGACAGGAATGTCAAGTTATAAAAGGGTGAAGCAGCAATAAAATCACCCAGACATACCCTGTTGTCTCATGCACGGGTTATTCAAAGACAAAAAATCATCAGGTGGGTTTGCTGAAATAGTAAACAAGGGGAAGTTTCCCAATAGTAGCTGTTATTAATACTGAGACTAATTAATTACCAGGGGCTAAAGCCTCAGTCATGCTGAGACTTGCTAAAAGCTGAGAAAATGTCTGGATTTCTCATTGCCCGCTCTGGTGATTTGGGCTCAATAGAAAATCTCATCTTCTGTCCCTAAAAAGATCTTTAAAAGGCATTAATGTTGGTTTTCCAGGCCAAACAATTCAATGCTTTAAAATGTGGTATTTCATATTGATACATTTATAAATGTTTGCATGTGTAGAGGGTGAATTCTCTTAATCTGCTCACGTGCCTGTTATAAAGCAGAATTTACTTCTGTGGCCTCAGCACTTCCTCAGGGAGAAACACTCCTGAGAGGTTTAATGAGGGTGCACCAGGGTCTCAAATTAGCCAGGAAGCAAGTGGTGAAGGGAGAAATAAAGTTGTAAAATAGACCAGCTCATACAGCTAAAAATGAGAATAAGCTCTCAGGCACACAGGCCCTTCTGCAGGTTATCAAATTACACTAAATGACACTCACATCAACTTGAAGAAATGTTTTACATTATGCTTCAAAGGAAAGGAATAAACTCAATTCCATTCCCTTCACAGAATATCAAGTatttaaaaattgcatttttgAAGAGCTTGGTTTCCCAGAGAAGTGAAGGCAGGCCTGTTCCATCTGCCCAAGGAGACCCCAACCTTTTGGAATCATTTTAAAGATTTAAAATAAATCTCAGTCAGGCTGGCTTGGAGGTGCAGGTTCTCAGAGGAATTAGATGCCTGAAAGTTTAATTTAAAACCTCAGTGAGGCAGAGAAAAGTGACCACCCTTTAAAGGCAAGGCTGTGAGGCACAAAAGCTGATTCTCACGGAGATAAATGTTCCATTGACAGGGACATCAATCCAGAGCCAGGGCTTCGTGGGCTCctctgctcctggagctgctggggcacgCAGAGAACCCTCAGCATGGGACAGAGATGGGGTGCACTGCCCCAAACCTGGAGCAAAACCCTTCCTGGCACTCAGCACCTCTTGGGAAGCTGCAGagggagggaatttgggctcaGCGCTGAGCACAGGCTCACCCCAGCAAGCCGTGTGCTCCCAGGGGAAGCCTGGGAATTGTTGGATATCTGATCCCAGCACGTGTTCCATGGTGAAATCAATACTCAGGGACTTCCAAAGGTTCCAAAGCTTCCAGCTCCATCCCTCTTGTGGAGTTGGAACTGCCTGGCTGAACACCATGAGCAGAATTGTCTTGGTGTTTCAGGAATTCTGACGGTGCTAAAATCCAACCCTCAGCACAGGGATAATTTATTCCTACATAGGTTTGGCTTATTTTATTTAGAATTTTTACAGATTACTCGCTACAAAACTTTTAGGATGTTTGAAGGGTTTGGGATGCTTTGAGATGGTGAGAAATCAGAATCtgaagagccctgaggcagtggagCTGAAATCTGGGAGCTGAAGGCTTTTCATGGGATGAAAATCCTTGAAGAGTTGGGGTCAGATGTTTGCTGGGGTCAGCTGTTTATTTTGCTTCAAATATGGGAATTTTTTCATCAGCTCACCCTGCTGTTTTGCATTTTTAATTGCTGCCTTCTGGCAGTCTCATGCAGGTGTTCTGTAGCTGAAGGGCTCAAATTCTTCAGTGTCTGCTCCTATTCCTTAAAGAGTTTGCTGCGCCTGATCCTTTGTGCTGACAGAAAAGTCAATGTGACAAAATGAGTGGGACACAAAAAGAGAAGGATCTGAACCCCAGGGCCTGCAGGACCCTGTGCCCTCTCAGGGAGGTGTGTTTGGATGGCAGCACTTAAAGCTGACAGACCCAGAGAATGGGACCAGTCCTGTTGGCCATTCCTTGATAAGATCCCTGTGGTTTGAAGTCACATTCAGGTTTCTGAGCTTAGGAATAATTCATGGAGCTCACTGAACATGGGTCCAGTGGGGTGAAATGGGGATGAAATGCCATTTTAAGCAGATAATTTAGAACCCAGGAGAAGTGCAGTGTCTAAGGACGGCAGGACAAGGCTTCTCCAGTACCAGACAACTGGTGTT from Melospiza melodia melodia isolate bMelMel2 chromosome 12, bMelMel2.pri, whole genome shotgun sequence includes:
- the ARL14 gene encoding ADP-ribosylation factor-like protein 14, which produces MGLQNGKPSRKGANIPMLGLDSAGKSTLLYKLRYKDAFVTMPTIGFNVDMIEAGKDFTLTFWDVGGQKKMRELWGNFLEDAGGLLYVVDSADKRRLEESRREFELILKNESIKNLPVVVLANKQDLPGALNAEEITRKLKMKKYCSDRNWYVQPCCALTGEGLPEALQRVASFARQYKKPKETFITMKELNSF